ACGGAAGGCGGGATTGGAGCGGATGTCGGATCCGTTGTCGGGACTGAAATCCCTACCGAAATCGCAACCTTCTTTGCAGTCGGGCCAACTTGCGCATCTGGTTGCGATTCAGAGTGAATCGTTTTTCGATGTCCGTCGCTGGGTCGACAATGTGGCGCCGGATGTGTACCGGGGGTTTGATGCCATGTGTGCAGAGGCGCTAGCGTATGGGTCGGTCCGTGTGCCGGCCTGGGGTGCGAACACTGTGCGCTCGGAGTTTGCGTTTCTCTCTGGGCTCACGGCACAGGATCTCGGCGTACACCAGTTCAATCCATATCGTGTGCTTGCCCACCAGGGGGTGCCAACCCTTGCACACTATTTGCGCTCGCTTGGGTACCGAACCGTCTGCCTGCACCCATATGCGGCGAGTTTCTACCAGCGCGACCGAATCATTCCCGCGCTAGGGTTTGATGAGTTCATCGACATTTCGGCGTTCTCCGATGACGACCGTACTGGCCCTTATATTGGCGATCAGGCGGTGGGAGCCAGACTCCTGGCTTTGCTCGAGCGTGAGGAGCCACTGTTTGTGTTTGTCATCACCATGGAGAACCACGGGCCCTTGCACCTTGAGCGACTCGCATCCGGTGATGTAGAACGTTTGCATAAAGCACCACCACCGGCCGGGTGTGAGGATCTGACCTTGTATCTGCGCCATGTGATCAACGCAGCGACCATGCTGGAGAGTTTGAAGTCAGGCATTGAGCGCATGCAACGACCTGTCAGCATCTGTTATTACGGCGATCATGTTCCGATTCTCACCAAGCCCTATGCGCTCTTTGGGGAGCCATCTGGTGAGACAGCCTACTTCGTCTGGAGGAATGTTAATGTGGATGAGGGTGACACCGGCATAACAGCAACCGATCCAGCAACCGATCCAGCAACCGGCCGCAATGCAAAACCGGTGTCAATCACCCCGACAGAGGGTCAGCCAATGCGTCTGTCGAATCTGGCAAGCTTCTGGCTGAAGTCCATGGGGTTGCTTCAAAAGTGAGGCGCTTCTAAAAGGAGAGTCCGCCGAGTGCGCACGACGCAAAGGGCTGCGGCAGGGCTATCAGAGAGCCACCAAAGGGCCACCAAAGGGCCACCAAAGGGCCGCCAGGGGCACCTCGAGTACCAGGTGGTTTTGAGCAGCCTGGTGATGTCTGACCTTCATCCGCTTGCACGAGGTCACCCGTCTGGAGTCCTCGCATGGCTTTGCTGCGCATCAGATATCCGCACGCAAAGC
This sequence is a window from Orrella marina. Protein-coding genes within it:
- a CDS encoding LTA synthase family protein, with the protein product MRQRVSAFLRGFLTMYSRIRFPGARQSLQPVLTQWWLSFLCLIPGLLTWSTALASSVNESANVSGQLEGTLASGGWADALQALAWPYCLGLAGLVLVHYLLVKPRPQALWLRPWWAHFAGIGLWSLWFAFEVMLWQRPWFGIANIWALVAIIAVINHLKIQALREPFVAQDFEYLIDVFRHPRLYFPFFGWWRAIGLALAFAVCVGLAVWLEPSIVARFGWEAVLSVTVPLFGAGAIALWLSSRSRPNLTFDPFEDIRRLGLVGCCWAYAMAERQSRTNGPAGFLKNSPYRDLVDAAQNLSDDPAQSPSAQAEQSTSARKAGLERMSDPLSGLKSLPKSQPSLQSGQLAHLVAIQSESFFDVRRWVDNVAPDVYRGFDAMCAEALAYGSVRVPAWGANTVRSEFAFLSGLTAQDLGVHQFNPYRVLAHQGVPTLAHYLRSLGYRTVCLHPYAASFYQRDRIIPALGFDEFIDISAFSDDDRTGPYIGDQAVGARLLALLEREEPLFVFVITMENHGPLHLERLASGDVERLHKAPPPAGCEDLTLYLRHVINAATMLESLKSGIERMQRPVSICYYGDHVPILTKPYALFGEPSGETAYFVWRNVNVDEGDTGITATDPATDPATGRNAKPVSITPTEGQPMRLSNLASFWLKSMGLLQK